One segment of Gopherus flavomarginatus isolate rGopFla2 chromosome 8, rGopFla2.mat.asm, whole genome shotgun sequence DNA contains the following:
- the UBE2A gene encoding ubiquitin-conjugating enzyme E2 A: MSTPARRRLMRDFKRLQEDPPAGVSGAPSENNIMVWNAVIFGPEGTPFEDGTFKLTIEFTEEYPNKPPTVRFVSKMFHPNVYADGSICLDILQNRWSPTYDVSSILTSIQSLLDEPNPNSPANSQAAQLYQENKREYEKRVSAIVEQSWRDC; this comes from the exons ATGTCAACTCCGGCCCGGAGGCGCCTCATGCGGGACTTCAAGAG GTTGCAGGAGGATCCCCCGGCCGGGGTGAGCGGGGCCCCTTCCGAGAACAACATCATGGTGTGGAACGCGGTCATCTTCGG gCCTGAGGGGACCCCCTTTGAAGATG GAACTTTCAAACTTACAATAGAATTCACAGAAGAATATCCAAATAAGCCACCTACTGTTAGATTTGTCTCTAAAATGTTTCATCCAAATG TCTACGCAGATGGTAGTATATGTCTGGATATTCTTCAGAATCGTTGGAGTCCTACCTATGATGTGTCCTCCATCTTAACATCCATACAG tcTCTGTTGGATGAGCCGAATCCCAACAGTCCAGCAAACAGTCAAGCAGCTCAACTATACCAAGAGAATAAGCGGGAATATGAAAAACGGGTTTCTGCAATAGTAGAACAGAGTTGGCGTGATTGTTGA
- the NKRF gene encoding NF-kappa-B-repressing factor isoform X2, translated as MEKVLKMAEGIDIGEMPSFELVPPAKPPKRPYSPSCSPYPNPEPPKKVLPRFRVRPRFEPVHFVASSEKDERKEEPSDNQTQESNKDANTNSTAQSVENYVDFIFNSFNTQEADPQFSNSVGFGYASSQTTATSVVLNSMDTTQSGAPQLSTSSSVLQSSSDTFPQSVITAKQYFIDKLSAAIWKNLANPDANTGTDKINYTYLLTRSIQACKTNPEYIYAPLKEIAPADLPKNKKLPTDGFACEVRCQNVYLTTGYAGSKNGSRDRATELAVKLLQKSVEVKVAQRKFKHTYREDLIVCESGTCPQELPPALKQLDDFLAANKDFSSGQSGSDPLQGSSSSTKHWTNFVLTENASDAIGILNNSASFNKMSVEYKYDLMSNRSWRCRVYLQDHCLAEGYGSKKTSKHAAADEALKILQKMQSNVSPIKTTQVQKVGCSSRSSGKKKDLKDLVIYENSENPVCTLNDTAQFNKMTVEYVFERMTGMRWKCKVMLENEFIAEAVGVKKSVKHEAAEEAVKILKKTQPTVVNNLKKGTIEDVISRNEIRGRSAEEAFKQKIKEDNIGNQILRKMGWTGGGLGKDGEGIREPIAVKEQFKREGLGLDVERVNKIAKRDIEQIIRNYARSDSHVDLTFSTELTNDERKQIHQIAQKYGLKSKSHGQGHDRFLVVSRKRRKEDLLDQLKQEGHVGHYELIMPQAN; from the exons ATGGAGAAAGTCCTCAAGATGGCTGAAGGCATCGATATTGGGGAGATGCCATCATTCGAGCTGGTACCTCCTGCTAAGCCACCAAAAAGACCCTACTCTCCATCTTGCTCTCCCTATCCCA ATCCAGAGCCTCCCAAAAAAGTCCTTCCCAGGTTCCGCGTGAGACCTCGTTTTGAGCCTGTACACTTTGTAGCCAGTAGTGAAAAAGATGAAAGAAAGGAAGAGCCTTCAGACAACCAAACACAGGAGTCAAACAAGGATGCAAACACAAACAGCACTGCCCAGTCAGTCGAAAACTatgtggattttatttttaacagtttCAATACCCAGGAAGCAGATCCCCAGTTCTCCAACTCGGTGGGTTTTGGTTATGCAAGTAGCCAGACAACCGCCACCAGTGTGGTTTTGAACAGCATGGACACTACCCAGAGTGGTGCTCCACAACTTTCCACTTCCTCTTCAGTTCTCCAGTCTTCATCAGATACTTTCCCTCAGTCAGTTATCACAGCAAAGCAGTATTTTATTGACAAACTCTCAGCAGCAATCTGGAAGAATCTTGCTAACCCAGATGCTAACACTGGGACTGATAAAATTAACTATACATATTTGTTGACTCGGTCAATTCAGGCATGTAAGACAAATCCTGAATATATTTATGCTCCTCTAAAAGAAATTGCCCCTGCCGACCTCCCAAAAAATAAGAAGCTTCCAACAGATGGCTTTGCTTGTGAAGTGAGATGCCAAAATGTCTACTTAACCACTGGTTATGCTGGCAGCAAAAATGGATCCAGGGATCGAGCCACAGAATTAGCAGTCAAGCTGTTGCAAAAGTCTGTGGAAGTTAAAGTTGCTCAGCGGAAGTTCAAACATACTTATCGAGAGGACTTAATAGTGTGTGAGTCTGGCACATGCCCGCAGGAATTGCCTCCTGCTCTCAAACAGCTTGACGATTTTCTAGCTGCCAACAAAGATTTTTCATCTGGGCAGTCTGGTTCTGATCCCTTGCAAGGTTCTAGTAGTTCAACCAAACACTGGACTAATTTTGTCCTCACGGAAAATGCTAGCGATGCTATAGGGATACTTAACAACTCGGCTTCATTTAACAAAATGTCAGTTGAATACAAATATGACTTAATGTCAAACCGCTCCTGGCGCTGTAGAGTGTATTTGCAAGACCACTGCTTAGCCGAGGGATACGGCAGTAAGAAAACGAGCAAACATGCAGCTGCAGATGAGGCTTTGAAAATTCTTCAAAAGATGCAATCCAATGTGTCACCCATCAAAACAACCCAAGTTCAGAAAGTGGGCTGTTCATCCCGGAGTTCTGGCAAAAAGAAAGACCTGAAGGATCTTGTTATCTATGAGAACTCTGAGAATCCCGTGTGCACACTGAACGACACTGCTCAGTTCAACAAGATGACAGTGGAGTATGTCTTCGAAAGGATGACAGGAATGCGGTGGAAGTGCAAGGTGATGCTAGAAAATGAGTTCATTGCTGAAGCCGTTGGGGTTAAGAAATCTGTGAAGCACGAGGCGGCGGAGGAAGCTGTGAAAATCCTCAAAAAGACACAGCCGACTGTCGTCAATAACCTGAAGAAGGGCACCATCGAAGACGTCATCTCAAGAAATGAGATTCGGGGCCGCTCAGCGGAAGAGGCTTTCAAACAGAAGATTAAAGAAGACAACATAGGGAATCAGATTTTAAGAAAAATGGGCTGGACAGGTGGTGGGTTAGGGAAAGATGGTGAAGGGATACGAGAGCCTATTGCAGTGAAGGAGCAATTTAAAAGGGAAGGACTCGGGCTTGATGTGGAAAGGGTGAACAAAATTGCTAAAAGAGATATTGAGCAGATCATTCGAAATTATGCGCGCTCAGATAGTCATGTTGACTTGACTTTTTCTACAGAACTTACCAATGACGAGCGGAAGCAGATACATCAAATTGCCCAAAAATATGGTCTTAAAAGTAAATCCCATGGCCAGGGCCATGATAGATTCTTGGTGGTAAGCAGAAAGAGACGTAAGGAAGACTTATTAGACCAACTGAAGCAAGAAGGCCATGTTGGACATTATGAACTTATTATGCCTCAAGCTAACTGA